GCGGACGACGTCGCCTTGCGCAACAACCGCCTGGCCCTGCTGTCCATCCTGCACCGCATGATGAACCGCGTGGCCGACATCTCGAAGCTGGCGGTATAAGAGGAAACGAGGCGAAACGCACCATGAAGCTGATCATCCTCGACCGGGATGGGGTCATCAACGAGGACTCCCCCGATTTCATCAAGTCGCCCGCCGAATGGATCCCGATCCCGGGTTCGCTGGAGGCGATCGCGCGCCTGAACCAGGCCGGCTACCGCGTCGTCATCGCGTCGAACCAGTCGGGCATCGCGCGCGAGCTGTTCGACATCGCGACCCTGAACGCGATCCACCAGAAGCTGCACGCGAGCGCGCAACTGGTGGGCGCGGACATCGACGCGATCTTCTTTTGCCCGCACGCGGCGATCGACAACTGCGACTGCCGCAAGCCGAAGGCCGGGATGTTCGAGGAGATCAGCAAGCGCTTCAAGGTCAGTCTCAAGGGCGTGCCCACGGTGGGCGATTCGCTGCGCGACCTGCAGGCCGGCTTCATCTGCGGCTGCGTGCCCTACCTGGTCCTGACCGGCAAGGGCGAGAAGACCTACGCGACGGGCGGCCTGCCGCCCGGCACGCAAGTCTTCCCCGACCTCGCCTCCATGGTCGACGCCTTCCTCAAGACCGCGTCCACGCCAACACCCGCCAACGCATGATCGTCAACGAATGATCGCCACTACCGCCACACCCGCCACGGAGACCACGCCTTTGCGTACCGCCGCCCTGTTCCTGCGTTCCCTGCTCTTCGCGATCGTCATGACGGTCGCCACCGTCGTCTGGGCCTGCGTCTGTTTTCTGGCGGCGCCGTTCCCGTACAAGACCCGCTTCTTCGTCACCTCGCGCTGGAACGTATTCATCATCTGGTGCGCCCGCGTCATCTGCGGCGTCCGCTACCAGGTGAAGGGCTACGAGAACCTGCCTGACCAACCGGTGATCCTCCTGTCGAAGCACCAGTCGGCATGGGAGACGATCTTCATGCTGCCGAATATGAAGCGGCCGCTCGTCTATGTCTTCAAGAAGGAAATCCTGTACATCCCGTTCTTCGGCTGGGGCATGGCGCTGCTGCGCATGATCCCGATCGACCGCAGCAAGGGCAAGCGCGCGTTCGCGCACGTCGTCAAGATCGGCAAGGCGCGCCTTGCGGATGGCCAGTCGATCATCATGTTCCCCGAAGGGACGCGCATCCCCGTTGGCCAGAAAGGACAGTACAAAAGCGGCGGCACGCGCCTGGCGATAGAAACACGTGCGATGGTCGTGCCGATCGCGCATAATTCAGGTGAGTGCTGGCCCAAGAACTCGTTCATCAAGCGGCCCGGCCTCATCACCGTCTCGATCGGCAAGCCGATATCGCCGGAAAACCACACTGCCGACAGTCTGATGCAAGAGGTCGAAAATTGGATAGAATCGGAAATGCGCGTCATTTCGCCCCACGCCTATTCAGGTACCTGAACGAACTGGGCGCGCAGACCAAAGCACCATCGAAGCCGCCCACCATGACCTCCCCCAAGATCGACGCGAACCAGCTGGAGCTGTTTGCCCAGGAACTCGTCGCGACGCTCAAGCCATCGCCCGTGCCTGCGGCGAAACCGGCGCCACCGGTCCCGCTGTTCAAGGCACCGCCGGCGCCGACGCGCACCCTGCCCATTCCGCCCGTCGGCCCGAACGACCCGCCGCTGCGGCGCATCCAGCTCGGATCGCACACCGTGCACTACGTCCTGCGCCGCTCCGCGCGCCGTTCGCACGGCTTCATGGTCTGCGACGAGGGCCTGTTCGTGACGTCGCCGAACCGCGCGCCGCTGGACGACATCGAGCGCGCCATCCGCGCCAAGCAGCGCTGGATCCTCACCAAGCTGTTCGAACGGGGCGAGCGCCGCGCCCAGCGCGCCGAACGCGCCCCCGTGGAATGGGTCGACGGCGCGCAACTGCCCTACCTGGGCAACGACATCACGTTGCGCCTGGAGCCGGCCGCGCGCAGCCACTGCGTCTACGATGCCGACACGCGCACGCTGCACCTGGGCGTGACGCCAGGCCTGGAGACGTGGCAGATCCGCGAGCGCGTGAAGCTGTGGTTCCAGGACGAGGCGAAACGGCTGTTCGGCGAACGCCTGGACCTGTACGCGCCGCGCGTGGGCGTGACCTATCACTCGTTCGCGATCTCGTCGGCCGGGACGCGCTGGGGCTCGTGCACGGTGGCGGGGAATATCCGCCTGAACTGGAAGCTGGTGCACTATCCGCTCGCGCTGCTGGACTACGTCGTCGTGCACGAACTGGCGCACCTGCGCGAGATGAACCACAGCCCGGCATTCTGGGCCGTCGTCGGCGAGGTGTTCCCGGATTACGATGGCGCCAAGGCGGCGCTCAAGAAGCGGTCGGTGGAGATGCCGGTTTTATTTCCCGACGAATGATGCAATAGTGGGCACGTTTCATTTGAGGCCCCGGCCTCAAATGAAACGTGCCCGCCAAGCGTAGGTTCAAGAGGCGCGGAACTGCAGCTCGCCCGTCGCACGCGCCTCGACGATGCCGCGCATCGCGCTGACCTCGTCCTTGTTCAGGCACCGGAACGGAATGGGCAGGGTGCCCCGCTTCAGGACCATCATGAAGCCGCTCGAATACGTGCGGATGCGCTGCACGTCGTCCCAGCCGATCAGGCTCACGCCGGTGTCGCTGGTGCGCACGATGCCGTGCTGGTCGATCTGGAATTCGTAGGTGCGCTTCCCGCGCCGCAGGAGCACGAAGTGCGCGGCCGCCGACAGCGTGCTTTTCAGGCGCAGGTAGAGGCCCATCGGCCAGCGGATGTGGCGGCGGCGGATCAGATAGCCGCCGTGCTCCCACATGAAGCGCACGTATTCGGCGAACGAGTAGCGTACCCAGAAATGCAGGCTGTAACGCTCCGCCGGCGGATGCACGGTCGGAATCGTGGCCGCCGGCATCGCGTCGGCGCCAAGATCCTCGGTGTCAGGCTGGTCCAGAAGCGCGGCCCCGCCATCCACGTTGCCGGCCGCTCGCGAGCGATTTGACCACAACATGTGCATCCCCTTTCATTTTCTAATTAAAGAGAATGGTAGCAAAAGCTAGGCGATAATTTGTTGCAAGAGTTCAACAGTGCGCACTGTCGCGCCCCGGTGGCGCGCTGCGAAGGCCAGCGCCCGCGCGCCCATCGCGGCACGACGGCCGTCGTCGTCGAG
This genomic stretch from Massilia putida harbors:
- the gmhB gene encoding D-glycero-beta-D-manno-heptose 1,7-bisphosphate 7-phosphatase; this encodes MKLIILDRDGVINEDSPDFIKSPAEWIPIPGSLEAIARLNQAGYRVVIASNQSGIARELFDIATLNAIHQKLHASAQLVGADIDAIFFCPHAAIDNCDCRKPKAGMFEEISKRFKVSLKGVPTVGDSLRDLQAGFICGCVPYLVLTGKGEKTYATGGLPPGTQVFPDLASMVDAFLKTASTPTPANA
- a CDS encoding lysophospholipid acyltransferase family protein — encoded protein: MIATTATPATETTPLRTAALFLRSLLFAIVMTVATVVWACVCFLAAPFPYKTRFFVTSRWNVFIIWCARVICGVRYQVKGYENLPDQPVILLSKHQSAWETIFMLPNMKRPLVYVFKKEILYIPFFGWGMALLRMIPIDRSKGKRAFAHVVKIGKARLADGQSIIMFPEGTRIPVGQKGQYKSGGTRLAIETRAMVVPIAHNSGECWPKNSFIKRPGLITVSIGKPISPENHTADSLMQEVENWIESEMRVISPHAYSGT
- a CDS encoding M48 family metallopeptidase; its protein translation is MTSPKIDANQLELFAQELVATLKPSPVPAAKPAPPVPLFKAPPAPTRTLPIPPVGPNDPPLRRIQLGSHTVHYVLRRSARRSHGFMVCDEGLFVTSPNRAPLDDIERAIRAKQRWILTKLFERGERRAQRAERAPVEWVDGAQLPYLGNDITLRLEPAARSHCVYDADTRTLHLGVTPGLETWQIRERVKLWFQDEAKRLFGERLDLYAPRVGVTYHSFAISSAGTRWGSCTVAGNIRLNWKLVHYPLALLDYVVVHELAHLREMNHSPAFWAVVGEVFPDYDGAKAALKKRSVEMPVLFPDE
- a CDS encoding YcxB family protein: MLWSNRSRAAGNVDGGAALLDQPDTEDLGADAMPAATIPTVHPPAERYSLHFWVRYSFAEYVRFMWEHGGYLIRRRHIRWPMGLYLRLKSTLSAAAHFVLLRRGKRTYEFQIDQHGIVRTSDTGVSLIGWDDVQRIRTYSSGFMMVLKRGTLPIPFRCLNKDEVSAMRGIVEARATGELQFRAS